DNA sequence from the Entomomonas asaccharolytica genome:
AGAGTTATTTTGTTTAGTAGTTTATTCTTAATAAGACCTTAGTAAGTAAGGTCTTATTGAATAGATTTTTAGTAAATAAACTCTTCCCATTCTATCAATTTTGAACTATTAGTGCGACCATGAAGTTCTTTTTTTACATCAGTTATCTTTTTGTTCTTTTTATATTTTCCTAAAATTATTTCTTCTGTAAGGGCAGGTTTAGTAATACCTGTTATAATGTTCTCGAAAAAACTTCCCTCATCATCAACAACACCAAAAGAATCGAATACAAATTCAGTGGTATAATTATTTATATCTATAAGCGATACAACAACACTAATCATAGTACTATTTAAGACATCTTTTTCTTGAGTAAATGGAAACCAAATTCTTATAAAGCGAAAGTTGTCATTTTCCAAATAAGTTTCATTTTTGATATTTTGATTAGGTATAGTTGTGGGTAAAGTAGATATTTCTCTTCCATTGTAGATTTCAATTTCTTCTCTAAGTAAAGGATCTTTATTATTGTCAAGTGACACAAAATCAAAGTATAAACTTGCTTTAATAGTATTGCTTTGTAGTGCAAGGGGAGGTAAGTAAATTCCCAGCCAAAAACCCTTATATAAAAATTGATTATCTGAAGATTTACGAATTTTTCTCATTAATACAGTTGGACGGCATACTATTTTATATAATGTTTGTAATTCCTTCATTTTATTTCCATATTTATTAGGGAGATCTTTATTCTTTTTTAATTCTTCTTTTTTATTAATATTATTATGATCATTTCCCCATACACAATATTTTAGCCAGAGCTGTAAATCTGAACGATGATATATAGTAGATATATATATAGCTGTAATACTAATAATAGCAGCAGTTATTCCTATGATAGCTCCAGTAGGACCTAAAGGAAGTGTTACTCTAAGTATAGTTAGTATTTCTAAAATACCTAAAACTACTTCGAATGATGCTGCTGTTGCAGCAACAGCAAGCCATACTTGCTCTGTTGTATCTGTAGCATTTTGAGCATCTTCTATAGAGGATATGGCATTAAAAACTGAGCCTATGCCACCAGAAATAGGGCCTAGTTTTGATATGAAATTTCTTTTATTAATATTTTGAGTTATGCCTGCTAATTTCCCAGATAGATTAAATAATGATACATTTTTTAGTTCAAAAAATGCTATATAGCAATAAGCAGAAGAGCTCACAGTATTTATAATATCTGTCGTTACTTTAAAATCTTTAATTTCCTTGTTATTGAGATCGTTTATTAGATTCCAGATATTTAATGCAAAACCAATAGCACATAGTGCACCATTTGCCATTATTCCAATATCATTAATTGTATGGGAAGTACTCGATGATGTTGAGATAATATCTTTAGATCGCTGCTCTACATATATTGAAATATTTATTTCTCCCTTTATATAGATTAACCTGTCTGGCTTTCTATCTATTTTGATCTTTGATATTTGCTTTTCTAAATCTTCTATGGTTTTTTTCCATGAAGTTACTTGCAAAGTTGAATAACGGCGGCTTTTTATGTTTTGTTCAAGGGATTTGATAGTATTTTTTAAGTTTGTTTTTTTAGCCCAACTTATCATATCTTTTTTATAATTGGGGTTTTCTTTAATGTACCCTGAATTTTTTTCTATAGAAACCATAATAAAGATATAGCTTAACTGTTGTGTTTGGTTTATAAATTTAGAAGTACTAGTTACTGAAATAGCAGTAGCTATGCTTATAAAAGCATCTTTAATTTTTTGATTCTTATACATTTTTAGAAATGCTAATTTAGCGAAATCAGACATGTCTTTGTAAGATTTACTTTTAAGAAAATCTGAAATTAAAAGTGATATTTTTTGGATGTTTAATCCAGTCTCTAAAAAATTAGTTACTGCTTTCTTCACTTCTTGGTTATAACCAAATAAAGTTAATCCTATAAATTGTGGATTACTATGCTCTTTATTGAGATATTTTTGTCCATTTTCAGTTCTTATTAAGTATTTATAAGTATTTAAAGAAATATCTGAGAGTAACTCTAGTTGCTTATCATCTGTCACATCCAAGCCAAGATTGATAATATAGTCAAACTCTTTCCCTAGACTTGTTTCTTTTAATTGTATATTTAAATTATTAGCTTCTTTTTTTCGTAGTTTAATATATTTTCTTCTTGTTTTCCCTGATCTGCGAGTTCCCGTGATAACAACACTTGTACCATTTGCTAAAATATTAAGCCAATTTATTAAATCGTTTTCTCTGTTATATCTTGGTTTTTGTATTTTTTCCCCCATATCTATTAAAAATTGTAATACTTTATTAAAATCAAGGTCTCGTCGATTTTTGTCTGCTGATTCTTCCCATTCTTTTTCTATAGTATTCCATTCTGTTTTATAAAATATATGATTATAAATAGTAGGCCATTCTTCCTTTATTTTTGAAGTATCTGTTTTTTTGTCTAAAATATTAACAATATGTTGAATATATGAGTAATACTCATAAAAAGGAACGTCTTTAGGAATATAAGGTATAAAAGAAGAGCAAACAATATTTACGCATTGTTTTGCTATAGTTATTCTATAGTCATTATTTTCTAAATAGTCACACTCATTGTCTGAGTATGAGGATAAATTTATTATGAGATCTTCAATTATTGCCAGAGGATCTTCAATGGCTACAAGATAACTAGATGTTGTAGATGGTATTTTTGAAAGTATGTCGTCTTCAGAGATTACTTCTTTATAAATTGTACTTCCATATGGAACAGTTGGGGTATTGGTATCTTTAAAATCAAAGGAGCTTAATTTGGTATTACTCTCATTTTGTTTAAGAGTTGGTTTGTCTGTTCCAATTATATCCGCAACATACTGGTTAATCTTATCTAATGGTTGAATATAAGTAAGTTTGTGATTATATGGTATAGGAACACTTGATTCATCGAATATAAATTCGAAATACTTATTAATGTCAGTCATTATGTCATTTGATGAATAGTTTGCTGTTAAGCTAGTTTGGGAGAAATACTCTTTGAAGTTTATAATTGTTTTAAATGAACTACCATATACTTTATTTAATAATAAATAGTTACGGATTTTATACGTCCATTTTACAGGCGAATAAGATATATGCAATATGCTTGAACTACTATACAGTAAATAAGGATATTGCCCATTTGGCTGATCATTTTGATCACCTTTCCAACGTTTGATGAATTTAAATTCATATCCTTTAATTTCATATTCATCAAATAATTGGCAAGTTTCATCCCATACATAGAGGTAACCATCTCTTAGTTGACGAAGAGTATAGCTCCGACTGGTTATTGTATAACTTATATCATTTTCTTCTATTACCGATTTTTTAAACCTATCATCTACATTATAATTTTGATCATACCTTAGTTTATTTGGGCCATGAGGTTCATTATCATTTGGATTTGCTTGGTCTATTGCATACCGTACTGGAAAAATTGCAATTTTTTCTGTATTAGGACAAGTTCCTATGTCATTATAAGCAGTTTGAGAAAATGTGGTTTTCAAAGAATGACTCTGATTATTGGCGTTCATTATTATATTCCTTTTCCTGTATTCTTATATTAAAGCTATATGATCATAAAAATGCTGGATAGTAACTTCTGTAGGTAACCCTTTTTCTTTAGGATTTTGTATAAACCATTCCTTATAAGGATTATCTTCATTACGAGTAGCGAAGTCATAACCGTAATCAGCAGATAATTCAAACCACATAGCAAAGCTACGCTCACTAATTAAGTTAAAAGCCTCTGCTTCTTCATAGCAGTAATCCATCCAATAACTAATTTGATCTTCTGTTTTATTTTCAAAAGCGTGAGCTTTATGTTTTTTTAGCCAATCATATAAGCGGTTTTTAAAACGAAAATCATTGGCTCTGCTAAGTGCTTCCGTTTGTGGAGGGAGCAAATAATTAATGGGTGTTGTTAGCTTTATAGAATTTTCTGCTTTGGTAAATGTTTGCCATTGTGGTGTTTTATTGCTCTGCCAATGGGGAATTGGTTTTACCACTTGCCATTGTGTAATTGGTCCCATAATTTCAGCATGAACCTGTTCTCCATAACTATTAAGCCAGTGCCAAGTAATTAAGGGATCAGCAAAACGAAATAGTGCATGACTACCTGCCTCATCATCTACTACAATAAACTTTTGTAAATGTTCAGCAATAGTATTTATATCTTGTTTGCTTTCTATAATAGAAGCAGTAATTGCCCAGTCATATTGATCTATTTCGCTACGTAAGTTTGACTGATCAAGATTACCTACTAAGATAGGGCCTATATCATAATTATCATAATAAGATGTGCCTATATACAGTGGCATTATTTTTAGCCCTTGGTAATTTGCATAGAGTTCTTTAATAGCTGTTTCCCTTAAAGCTCCATCAATTAAGAAATATTGATTCATTATCATAAATAATATCCTTATTAGGGATTCATATTGTCAGGCATCATAAGTACTAGTGGTTCACAATTATTATCTGTACAACCAAAATATAGAACGGTATTGGTGTTTTGCCATTTTCCTGTAGCACCTGCATCAATAGTAAATTGCCAAGTTTGATCTTCTAACTGTAATTCTCCAGTGATACTACAGGGAAGCTGATAAAAAAGATTATAAGGTGATTCCTTGTAGTGTTTGCTAAGCATAAAAAATTCTCTTACTTGCTCAGCAGTTAAGTTCCATTCTTGGCATGCCTGATACATAGCTTCATCAGAAGGTTGAGGGTGCTTTTTATAAGTAATAGTTACAGGATTTACTTGAGTAACTTCTATCTCATACTTGGAATACTCTGCCTGACAATTGGTTATTATTACTAGCCCCATTATAGAGACCAGCACCTTCACCTTCTGTTTTATAAGAAATTTTGTCATGTTCATAGATATCTTCATCCGTTAAATTAGTATATTGTTGCTGTAATATTTGAACGATCTTGGCAATTGATGTAAGTTGTGGAGATGTTGCTGCGTCCCATGTTTTTGTTGCTGAATGGTACATAGCAACGACTTCTATGCCTACTGAGTCCTCA
Encoded proteins:
- a CDS encoding toxin VasX; this encodes MNANNQSHSLKTTFSQTAYNDIGTCPNTEKIAIFPVRYAIDQANPNDNEPHGPNKLRYDQNYNVDDRFKKSVIEENDISYTITSRSYTLRQLRDGYLYVWDETCQLFDEYEIKGYEFKFIKRWKGDQNDQPNGQYPYLLYSSSSILHISYSPVKWTYKIRNYLLLNKVYGSSFKTIINFKEYFSQTSLTANYSSNDIMTDINKYFEFIFDESSVPIPYNHKLTYIQPLDKINQYVADIIGTDKPTLKQNESNTKLSSFDFKDTNTPTVPYGSTIYKEVISEDDILSKIPSTTSSYLVAIEDPLAIIEDLIINLSSYSDNECDYLENNDYRITIAKQCVNIVCSSFIPYIPKDVPFYEYYSYIQHIVNILDKKTDTSKIKEEWPTIYNHIFYKTEWNTIEKEWEESADKNRRDLDFNKVLQFLIDMGEKIQKPRYNRENDLINWLNILANGTSVVITGTRRSGKTRRKYIKLRKKEANNLNIQLKETSLGKEFDYIINLGLDVTDDKQLELLSDISLNTYKYLIRTENGQKYLNKEHSNPQFIGLTLFGYNQEVKKAVTNFLETGLNIQKISLLISDFLKSKSYKDMSDFAKLAFLKMYKNQKIKDAFISIATAISVTSTSKFINQTQQLSYIFIMVSIEKNSGYIKENPNYKKDMISWAKKTNLKNTIKSLEQNIKSRRYSTLQVTSWKKTIEDLEKQISKIKIDRKPDRLIYIKGEINISIYVEQRSKDIISTSSSTSHTINDIGIMANGALCAIGFALNIWNLINDLNNKEIKDFKVTTDIINTVSSSAYCYIAFFELKNVSLFNLSGKLAGITQNINKRNFISKLGPISGGIGSVFNAISSIEDAQNATDTTEQVWLAVAATAASFEVVLGILEILTILRVTLPLGPTGAIIGITAAIISITAIYISTIYHRSDLQLWLKYCVWGNDHNNINKKEELKKNKDLPNKYGNKMKELQTLYKIVCRPTVLMRKIRKSSDNQFLYKGFWLGIYLPPLALQSNTIKASLYFDFVSLDNNKDPLLREEIEIYNGREISTLPTTIPNQNIKNETYLENDNFRFIRIWFPFTQEKDVLNSTMISVVVSLIDINNYTTEFVFDSFGVVDDEGSFFENIITGITKPALTEEIILGKYKKNKKITDVKKELHGRTNSSKLIEWEEFIY
- a CDS encoding DUF4123 domain-containing protein, which encodes MIMNQYFLIDGALRETAIKELYANYQGLKIMPLYIGTSYYDNYDIGPILVGNLDQSNLRSEIDQYDWAITASIIESKQDINTIAEHLQKFIVVDDEAGSHALFRFADPLITWHWLNSYGEQVHAEIMGPITQWQVVKPIPHWQSNKTPQWQTFTKAENSIKLTTPINYLLPPQTEALSRANDFRFKNRLYDWLKKHKAHAFENKTEDQISYWMDYCYEEAEAFNLISERSFAMWFELSADYGYDFATRNEDNPYKEWFIQNPKEKGLPTEVTIQHFYDHIALI